AATGCCTTTATCTTTTAAAAATTTAGCGTTATAAAACTGATGATTACCAGCAGCATAAGGAAATGGCACAAAGATAGATGGCAAAGCATTTGCGCAAAGCTCCCAAAGCGAGCTAGCTCCTGCTCTTGATATGGCAAGGTCAGCCTTGCTCATCTTATTTTCTATCTCTTTACTAAATTCAAAAATTTCTAAATTCGTTTCATTAAAGCCAAGTTCATCATATTTTTTTTTAAGTTCATCAAAGCCGTTTTTACCACATTGATGAATGATCTTTATACCTTTTTCTTTAAGATATGGAGCTAAATTTATAGCTAGTTCATTTATCGCTTTTGCGCCTTGCGAGCCTCCTAAAAACAAAATAGTCTTTAGCTCCTCTCTCACTCTTGCACTATCGAAAAATTTCTTTGCCACAGGGTAAGGGTAGGGCGAAGCTTCATCATAAGAGCTAAAAAAGCCTTTCGCATAGGGCTTTAAAATTTTATTTAATTTGCCCATTACAGCATTTTGTTCGTGGATAAAAAGTGGTACTTTTGAGATAATGGCTGCAATAGCCGCTGGAGCTGCTGA
The DNA window shown above is from Campylobacter concisus and carries:
- a CDS encoding UDP-N-acetylglucosamine--N-acetylmuramyl-(pentapeptide) pyrophosphoryl-undecaprenol N-acetylglucosamine transferase, with the protein product MIVICGGGTGGHLAIAKSFCEELNRRDIKPIFIGSTSGQDKFWFENDENFLQKFFLPSSGVVNKRGLAKLKSLTNIISLALKCKQIFKENGVNAVISVGGYSAAPAAIAAIISKVPLFIHEQNAVMGKLNKILKPYAKGFFSSYDEASPYPYPVAKKFFDSARVREELKTILFLGGSQGAKAINELAINLAPYLKEKGIKIIHQCGKNGFDELKKKYDELGFNETNLEIFEFSKEIENKMSKADLAISRAGASSLWELCANALPSIFVPFPYAAGNHQFYNAKFLKDKGIAKICLQNGENLDKDEVIGMIENFDLNKSSKALKEILLPNGAKEIIDKILN